The nucleotide sequence CAAAAATGGGCAGTACAGATGCAAATCTGGCACCACTATCAAAGCCAGCACTATAGATTCTGTTCTTTTGAACTGGTAATATCTTGATGATATCATTGAACATCCTTCCGGTTATCAGTATATTCTGGGATGTGGTCAAAGCGTCGTTTACATTGTTAGATGCCGCCAGTATATACCCTTGCTTTTCCGCGGCCCCTATAAACATACGAATAGCTTGCCTACCTCTACCTTCCATATCAAAAACGAAAAGGATGGGCCAATTTTTATCCATTTCAAAGCTGGTAGGAATATAAAGTGAAAAATTTTCGGATATGGAGTCCTTTACAGCAATTGAATCGATTACGACACCTTTTTTCAAGGTCATCTGTTGCGAATTACCCAAAAAACCGGCCCCAAGAAACAGAAATAATATAATTTTTTTCATAGAATTATTGTCATCAAATATCTAGCCAAATTAAAATAATATTCCGGCCATTACGAAACACCATAGGAACTTACAACAGTTGTCCTTGAAAAAAACTGCCAGCACATTACCCCTAAGCCTTAAAATACATTAAATTAAATATTTAAAATATAGCACCAAAGCCTCTAACCCCATTTAATTTTAATTTCCTTATTGGATAGCTACTGTTAAACCTCTCTTTTTTTAATGGGCGCGTTAGACACTACATCGGATAGAATAATGTGGGTACGCGTCTCTCCATATTGTATAAGCTTATCTATAAATTTTTCCAAATGAAATTGATCCTTTAGGACCACCAACATTATAATGTTTTCATTACCGGTAATCCTATAACAATTAACAACTTCTTCATAGGTGTTTACAATTTCCAAAAAAGGTCTTAACTTCCCCATAAAGGCACGCAGCGTAATTATAGCTTTTAATTGATAACCTGTATGCGAATGGGATACCACCGCTTTGTAACCGGAAATAACCCCAAGGTCTTCCATTTTCTTCACCCTTTCGGCAACCGCAGGTGGCGTTAAGCCTACTTTCCTGCCAATATTGGCAAAAGATTCCCGGGCATTTTCCTGAAGTAATTTTAAAATCTTCCAATTAAGGACATCTATCTTTGTATTCAAAATAAAATGGATCAAAATTATTAACTTTCAATAGCTAAATTACAATTTTACTTTGTTATATAAACTCTAATTTGCTAATTTCGACGTAATTTTATATAACAGAAGTTGTTATAGAAAAATGCCTTACAAAAACTTAAGTACGATTCCGATTTATCGCAAATCCTTGGATCTTTTACAGATGAGCAGGGAAATTGCTTCGTACCTATCCTACAACAAGGATCTGCTAAAGTTATACCAATCCAACAGTCATAGGGATATAATGGTAGATTCCCTTTTAACCGATTCCATTTTA is from Arenibacter algicola and encodes:
- a CDS encoding Lrp/AsnC family transcriptional regulator, encoding MNTKIDVLNWKILKLLQENARESFANIGRKVGLTPPAVAERVKKMEDLGVISGYKAVVSHSHTGYQLKAIITLRAFMGKLRPFLEIVNTYEEVVNCYRITGNENIIMLVVLKDQFHLEKFIDKLIQYGETRTHIILSDVVSNAPIKKREV